A stretch of Amblyraja radiata isolate CabotCenter1 chromosome 6, sAmbRad1.1.pri, whole genome shotgun sequence DNA encodes these proteins:
- the tmem272 gene encoding transmembrane protein 272, with the protein MSGGVERVCHRCIARIASNACFIFGLLAFLALPLTMAFVGMKFLESCPIQPLIPLYLLVGGIIGSLKVSLLLYDSTKMRHLLNKSVMIGDDDDDEYPWRQNLHRYYIHVTLSLFLFVWFILGNYWVFSQFLPNFIPPFHRPQDYCDKTVYVFSVAVLAISHMVLALLILCTCCIYSFSRAGEDAEEEEE; encoded by the exons ATGTCGGGCGGTGTGGAAAGGGTCTGCCACCGATGTATCGCAAGAATCGCCAGCAATG CTTGCTTTATCTTTGGTCTGCTGGCCTTCCTTGCTCTGCCTCTCACAATGGCTTTTGTCG GAATGAAGTTCCtggagagctgccccatccagccaCTGATCCCCTTGTATCTGCTGGTGGGAGGAATTATCGGCAGTCTGAAG GTCTCCCTCCTCCTCTACGACTCCACCAAGATGAGGCACCTCCTCAACAAGTCGGTGATGATcggcgatgatgatgatgacgagTATCCGTGGCGACAGAATCTTCACCGCTACTACATCCACGTCACTCTCAGCCTCTTCCTCTTCGTCTGGTTCATCCTCGGCAACTACTGGGTCTTCTCCCAGTTTCTCCCCAACTTCATCCCACCCTTCCACCGGCCACAGGACTACTGCGACAAGACAGTGTACGTGTTCTCTGTTGCAGTCCTGGCCATCAGCCACATGGTCCTGGCCCTTCTCATTCTCTGCACTTGCTGCATCTACTCTTTCTCAAGAGCAGgcgaggatgcagaggaggaggaggagtga